One window from the genome of Leptospira broomii serovar Hurstbridge str. 5399 encodes:
- a CDS encoding TetR/AcrR family transcriptional regulator: MKAKPPSSIANRAEARREQILEAALEVFSEKGYHEAGIADIAGKLNIGHGTCYRYFKNKLDILHAIVDRILFGMIEVVRNESPEKSNTLEEYRQQILNIGEKFFLLFGNDPRLGKIVFFDAMGLDEAVQRKVRLGIDKSAKLTELYLKNGVRKEFLRKDLDTRIASQAINAMMFEGIRISVSSGKDPKFARRWMEEMPKLMLEGMKKN, encoded by the coding sequence ATGAAAGCAAAGCCCCCTAGTTCGATTGCAAATCGTGCGGAAGCACGGAGGGAACAAATATTAGAAGCAGCCTTAGAGGTATTTTCCGAAAAGGGGTATCATGAAGCTGGAATTGCCGACATCGCCGGAAAATTAAATATCGGCCACGGGACTTGTTACAGATATTTCAAAAATAAACTCGATATTCTCCATGCAATCGTGGATAGAATTTTATTCGGAATGATCGAAGTGGTTCGAAACGAAAGCCCGGAAAAATCCAACACCCTCGAGGAATATCGACAGCAAATTCTCAATATAGGTGAGAAATTTTTTCTGCTTTTCGGTAACGATCCTCGACTAGGAAAAATCGTTTTTTTCGATGCGATGGGTTTAGATGAAGCGGTTCAAAGAAAGGTCCGACTCGGAATCGATAAGAGCGCAAAACTGACAGAACTTTATTTGAAGAACGGAGTCCGTAAAGAATTTCTCCGAAAAGACTTGGATACTCGAATCGCATCCCAAGCGATTAATGCGATGATGTTTGAAGGTATTCGGATCAGCGTCTCATCCGGCAAGGATCCCAAATTCGCAAGACGTTGGATGGAAGAGATGCCTAAGCTTATGCTGGAAGGGATGAAAAAAAATTAA
- a CDS encoding MASE1 domain-containing protein, which yields MISLQPFTSHKESKIFSSVARILFTAFIYFLLAHIGFYTAAYSGYASPVWPASGWALAALILFGRKAAFGVMLGSFFYNISIKSGIILSTPFAPEFWGAIIIGFGSGTQAFLGSILYHKFIPNIDLTQKTSFVIRFLWFETLVCTVSASVANTGLYLLGIVPATAIPSTWIFWWLGDSLGVFLYFPFFLAWLKPERSYLKKSTLKETFPVILLLLLFAAVIFNVFRIHTLEVDFPISYLLIAMVVWSSLQFGIRESSLSLTLISGLAIFGAFHGSSQFLASSRETSLLLLQSFLSALSITSLLVLSVVRERREAERQLILSHGELEKLINDRTQELRKSNVSLGKTEARYKGLFENVPIAIFECDYSQVKALLDSLPVMGKLEFYRFLSRNLSFVRECSRSVRVIDANRESVKMFRAKSKQEAFSASRSIYNVEESKEFIKLLYCIRQGSRIFEYDTFLISCDGTKFEATLRWSLPPEFEKTFSSVIVTAEEITGKKEAERQLKASLREKDVMLKEIHHRVKNNLQAISSLFSLQAEYVNDPKIHEAFAESQHRIQTMALIHDELYQSKDLGDIEFSGYAERLSGKIRAAYKVEPEVSLKMEMERLNLEVSIAIPLGLVLNELLTNCFKYAFPSGLRPESGERMVTVRIRKEKETGILEVSDNGLGLPSDLDPFESPSFGLTLVQVLTRQLKGKLDFSSSAGKGTSFRIRFAIP from the coding sequence ATGATTTCTCTTCAACCTTTCACATCCCACAAAGAAAGTAAGATATTTTCGTCGGTAGCAAGAATCTTATTTACCGCCTTTATATACTTCCTTCTCGCTCACATAGGTTTTTATACGGCAGCATATTCGGGATATGCATCCCCCGTTTGGCCTGCTTCCGGTTGGGCACTTGCTGCGTTGATATTGTTCGGACGAAAGGCGGCATTCGGCGTAATGCTTGGATCTTTTTTCTATAATATCTCAATCAAATCCGGTATTATTTTGTCCACGCCTTTTGCGCCGGAGTTCTGGGGAGCCATAATTATCGGATTCGGGAGCGGCACTCAAGCTTTCCTCGGCTCAATTCTTTATCATAAATTTATACCCAATATCGATCTTACGCAAAAGACGTCCTTCGTAATTCGCTTTCTATGGTTTGAAACCCTAGTCTGCACTGTTAGTGCGTCAGTTGCAAACACCGGACTCTATCTATTGGGAATCGTTCCCGCAACGGCAATTCCTTCGACTTGGATCTTTTGGTGGCTTGGAGATTCGTTAGGCGTTTTCTTATACTTTCCATTCTTCCTTGCATGGCTGAAACCGGAACGATCCTATCTTAAAAAAAGTACATTGAAGGAAACTTTCCCGGTTATACTTCTATTACTTTTATTCGCCGCCGTAATTTTTAACGTCTTTCGTATTCACACGTTGGAAGTTGATTTTCCCATTTCGTACTTGCTCATCGCTATGGTCGTTTGGTCCTCGCTTCAGTTCGGAATTCGTGAGTCCTCGTTATCGCTTACCTTAATTTCAGGCCTGGCGATTTTCGGCGCTTTTCACGGATCTTCCCAATTCTTAGCTTCGTCCCGGGAAACGTCCTTACTTCTATTGCAAAGCTTTTTATCTGCTCTTTCTATTACGTCTTTATTAGTCTTATCGGTGGTTCGAGAAAGAAGAGAAGCCGAACGACAACTAATTCTTTCTCACGGAGAACTGGAGAAATTAATCAACGATCGAACGCAGGAATTGAGAAAATCCAACGTCTCGCTGGGGAAAACCGAGGCGAGATATAAAGGCCTTTTCGAAAACGTACCTATCGCAATTTTCGAATGCGATTACAGCCAAGTGAAGGCGCTTTTAGATTCTCTTCCAGTCATGGGGAAATTAGAATTTTATCGATTTCTTTCCAGGAATTTATCTTTTGTGAGGGAATGTTCTCGATCCGTAAGAGTTATCGACGCAAATCGTGAATCGGTAAAAATGTTTCGTGCCAAATCCAAGCAGGAGGCGTTTTCCGCATCGAGAAGCATTTATAACGTAGAAGAGTCCAAGGAATTTATTAAACTTTTATACTGCATTCGACAAGGATCCAGAATTTTCGAGTACGATACGTTCTTGATTTCCTGCGACGGAACGAAATTCGAAGCGACTTTGCGTTGGTCTCTTCCCCCGGAATTTGAAAAAACTTTTTCGTCCGTAATCGTAACGGCCGAAGAAATCACCGGAAAGAAGGAAGCCGAACGACAATTAAAGGCTTCATTGCGCGAGAAAGACGTAATGCTAAAGGAAATTCACCATAGGGTAAAGAATAATCTGCAAGCGATTTCAAGTTTATTCAGCCTACAGGCCGAATACGTCAACGACCCGAAAATTCATGAGGCTTTTGCAGAAAGCCAGCATAGAATTCAAACAATGGCGTTGATTCATGACGAGTTATACCAATCTAAAGATTTAGGAGATATAGAATTTTCAGGATATGCGGAACGCTTATCGGGAAAAATTCGCGCAGCCTATAAGGTCGAGCCCGAAGTATCCTTAAAAATGGAGATGGAACGCTTAAACTTGGAGGTAAGCATCGCGATCCCGCTCGGGCTAGTGTTAAACGAACTCCTCACAAATTGTTTTAAATATGCCTTTCCCTCGGGGCTCCGGCCCGAGTCGGGAGAAAGAATGGTTACAGTAAGAATCCGAAAAGAAAAGGAAACCGGAATTCTGGAAGTTTCGGATAATGGACTAGGCTTACCTAGCGACTTAGATCCGTTCGAAAGTCCATCTTTCGGATTAACATTAGTACAAGTTTTAACGCGCCAACTAAAGGGGAAATTAGACTTTTCAAGTTCTGCGGGTAAAGGAACGAGTTTCAGAATTCGGTTCGCAATTCCTTGA
- a CDS encoding alpha/beta fold hydrolase, which yields MNRKKIFEIKKLLLTFLLLLGSCRFLGVGSIPLDELKSKYANSESKFVQIDDLNIHYKDVGNGPVIVLLHGVCSSLHTWDAWNEKLKHKYRVIRLDLPGHGLTGPNSDINKLDLAEAVQTLNKFLKALEIDKFYLVGNSMGGYISWNYALQFPEKVQKLVLIDAAGYAQPLPPMIAFGSHPLVSPFAKHILPKFLIESSVEQVYGDKSKVTREIKDRYSDLSMREGNRKAYNYFFVLAREKFTNPKLSVGINRIKQPTMVMWGTKDEWLTFEYFGNWKQDLPGARFEVYEGAGHIPMEEIPDRTVKDFEDFIASK from the coding sequence GTGAATCGAAAGAAAATATTTGAAATAAAGAAACTTCTCCTTACTTTTCTTTTGCTACTTGGTTCGTGTCGATTTTTGGGTGTGGGCTCCATTCCCTTAGATGAATTGAAATCTAAGTACGCGAATTCCGAATCGAAGTTTGTCCAAATCGACGATCTTAACATCCATTATAAGGATGTGGGAAACGGCCCTGTTATCGTTTTGTTGCATGGAGTTTGTTCGTCTCTCCACACTTGGGACGCATGGAATGAGAAACTAAAGCACAAATATCGCGTCATAAGACTTGATTTACCCGGACACGGATTGACCGGGCCCAATTCGGATATCAATAAACTGGATCTTGCGGAAGCCGTTCAAACTCTAAACAAGTTTTTGAAAGCGTTAGAGATAGATAAGTTTTATTTGGTCGGTAATTCTATGGGCGGTTATATATCCTGGAATTATGCCCTTCAATTTCCGGAAAAAGTTCAGAAATTAGTCTTAATCGATGCAGCCGGATACGCGCAACCATTACCTCCTATGATTGCGTTCGGAAGTCATCCTTTAGTAAGTCCTTTTGCAAAGCATATTCTACCTAAATTTCTGATAGAATCGAGTGTGGAGCAGGTATACGGAGATAAGAGTAAGGTCACTCGGGAAATCAAAGATAGATATTCGGACTTGTCGATGAGGGAAGGTAATCGCAAGGCATATAATTACTTCTTCGTACTTGCTCGAGAAAAATTTACGAATCCGAAGTTGTCGGTAGGAATTAATCGAATCAAACAACCTACCATGGTGATGTGGGGAACGAAAGACGAATGGCTTACTTTCGAATATTTCGGAAATTGGAAACAGGATTTACCCGGAGCAAGATTCGAAGTATATGAAGGTGCGGGGCATATTCCTATGGAAGAAATTCCGGATAGGACTGTAAAGGATTTCGAGGATTTTATCGCCTCTAAATAA
- a CDS encoding bifunctional chorismate-binding protein/class IV aminotransferase has product MNWRERNHFQPFVFLGKGFSPEEKPIIIFPREVLTTNRRSQVRKILREIDLKVLSGLQAVGWLSYEASSVFLHDDQCVEDRHFDSPLIWFGIFDEYQTLEEDDLVEWMTSFNKEGYFLNFKSSLDFDEFENSVLEIKQFLQKGDVYQINYTFPLNLTQSGSLGKLFFDLRKAQLVPYEAWFSVGKSDLNNIGHDILSFSPELFWSRKNREIRTFPMKGTRPRGETKEEDLRLRKELADSPKDRAENLMITDLLRNDLGRISEFGSVNVPRLFSIKEYFTVFQMVSEVQSILRKEIGLSEIFEALFPGGSITGAPKLKATEIISALEGERGIYTGAIALLSPNGETVSIPIRTLEFVERTSGIRNGRLGIGAGITIDSDPQEEWNECWAKARFMTESLNSIGGNFSLFTSMIAKRGTIYFLQDHKERMSVSARELGFPFSEEIWNESIAEIRKKSEMENKKNFRIRMILDAKGGLSTEIEPVGENKKEGPILISGKTLESEPLSKHKTTVREIFQEANHKAVEAGYLDVIFMSDKRILLEGAIHSIFLKIQGKWFTPSLKSGILPGVYRKKLLSKLKVTEADLLLEDFDRADQVILTNAVRGIRRVTRIDRE; this is encoded by the coding sequence ATGAATTGGCGCGAGCGTAATCATTTCCAACCTTTTGTATTTCTTGGGAAAGGCTTTTCTCCGGAAGAAAAACCTATTATAATTTTTCCGAGAGAAGTCCTTACTACTAATCGACGAAGTCAAGTACGTAAAATCCTCCGAGAAATTGATTTAAAGGTCTTAAGCGGGTTACAGGCGGTCGGTTGGCTCTCGTACGAAGCCTCATCCGTCTTTTTGCATGACGATCAATGTGTGGAAGACCGGCATTTCGACTCTCCTTTAATATGGTTTGGAATCTTCGACGAATATCAGACCTTAGAAGAGGATGATTTGGTCGAATGGATGACTTCTTTTAATAAGGAAGGTTACTTTCTAAACTTCAAATCTTCTTTGGATTTTGACGAATTTGAAAATTCCGTTCTGGAGATAAAACAATTCCTTCAAAAGGGTGACGTATATCAAATTAATTACACGTTTCCCTTGAACCTTACTCAATCGGGTTCTTTAGGGAAGCTTTTCTTCGATCTGCGGAAAGCGCAGCTCGTTCCCTACGAAGCTTGGTTTAGTGTCGGAAAATCTGATTTAAATAATATCGGGCACGATATCTTATCTTTCTCTCCCGAGCTTTTCTGGAGCCGTAAAAACCGGGAAATTCGGACGTTTCCGATGAAAGGTACGAGACCAAGAGGGGAGACAAAAGAAGAGGACCTTCGTTTAAGAAAAGAACTGGCTGATTCTCCCAAAGATAGAGCCGAAAATTTAATGATCACAGACTTGCTTCGAAACGACTTGGGAAGAATTTCCGAATTCGGTTCGGTGAACGTTCCTAGACTCTTTTCGATCAAAGAATATTTTACCGTTTTTCAGATGGTAAGCGAAGTGCAATCGATTCTACGAAAGGAAATAGGCTTATCGGAAATTTTCGAGGCTCTTTTTCCCGGCGGTTCCATTACGGGGGCTCCTAAATTAAAGGCGACTGAAATCATCTCCGCTTTGGAAGGAGAGAGGGGTATTTATACCGGCGCTATTGCGCTTCTTTCACCAAACGGTGAAACGGTTTCTATTCCGATCCGTACTTTGGAGTTTGTGGAACGAACTTCGGGAATACGAAACGGAAGGTTAGGTATAGGAGCCGGAATAACGATCGATTCCGATCCGCAAGAAGAATGGAACGAATGCTGGGCCAAAGCAAGGTTTATGACGGAATCCTTAAATTCTATCGGAGGAAATTTTTCTCTTTTTACTTCGATGATTGCAAAGAGGGGAACTATTTATTTTTTACAAGATCATAAAGAAAGGATGAGTGTATCCGCACGAGAATTGGGGTTTCCGTTTTCAGAAGAGATTTGGAACGAATCGATCGCGGAAATTAGAAAGAAAAGCGAAATGGAGAATAAAAAAAACTTTCGTATTCGTATGATCTTAGATGCGAAGGGCGGACTTTCAACGGAAATAGAGCCGGTTGGAGAAAATAAAAAAGAAGGACCGATCTTAATTTCGGGTAAAACCTTGGAGAGCGAACCGTTGAGTAAACATAAAACGACCGTTCGAGAAATTTTCCAAGAGGCGAATCATAAGGCGGTCGAGGCAGGATATCTGGACGTCATTTTTATGAGCGATAAAAGGATTCTCTTAGAAGGGGCAATACATTCCATTTTTTTAAAAATCCAAGGAAAATGGTTCACACCGTCGTTGAAATCCGGTATTCTCCCTGGCGTTTATAGAAAGAAATTATTAAGTAAACTGAAAGTCACCGAAGCGGATCTTTTGTTGGAAGATTTTGATCGCGCGGATCAAGTTATCTTAACGAATGCCGTTAGAGGAATACGGAGAGTGACGAGGATAGATCGGGAATGA